The proteins below are encoded in one region of Desulforegula conservatrix Mb1Pa:
- the panP gene encoding pyridoxal-dependent aspartate 1-decarboxylase PanP, producing MEKKAHGLVADWNSLRRIFLQPESEAGKATLLRHMEQILFSLHDFLRQNVGVTEEISLQELATQFKETTISRKPEKKLAEVITALVEDIAPHAVNVSSPYFIGHMTSAIPFFMVHLKTIVAALNQNANKIETSKVVSVIERQVIAKIHRLIFQESNSFYSDHVQNAHTTLGAFTEGGTSANMTALWVARNAAFPPKDGFRGVEADGLASAYRAHDVDRCVVLVSRRGHFSLRKSGGVLGIGNSNIVAIDVDKDNRINLEALEKSIQDFRAQKNVKILAVVGIAGATETGTIDPLADIGDICHKYGIHYHVDAAWGGPTLMSQKYKHFLNGIEKADSVTIDGHKQLYMPMTCGMIFFRDPYIMDKIAYHANYVNRQGSVDLGIKTLAGSREAHALILDSALKIMGSDGYGLLIDHGIDIARSFADEIKRRKIFELTSDPVLNILTYRVNPPEIKLRLLSATGEERKGLIEKLNDININVQRTQRESGKSFVSRTVLEHPASKESLVVLRSVLMNPMTDMKILTEILDEQENIYKSHCGHVYGL from the coding sequence TTGGAAAAGAAGGCTCATGGACTTGTTGCTGACTGGAACTCATTGAGACGGATTTTCCTTCAACCTGAAAGTGAAGCTGGTAAAGCTACGCTTCTGCGTCATATGGAACAGATCCTTTTCAGTCTTCATGATTTTCTCAGGCAGAATGTCGGCGTCACAGAGGAAATAAGTCTCCAGGAATTGGCAACACAGTTCAAGGAAACAACCATAAGCCGGAAACCTGAAAAAAAGCTGGCCGAAGTAATAACTGCCCTTGTCGAAGACATTGCCCCCCATGCAGTCAATGTTTCATCTCCTTATTTTATAGGTCACATGACATCGGCCATCCCTTTCTTCATGGTTCATCTAAAGACCATAGTGGCCGCACTCAACCAGAACGCAAACAAGATTGAAACTTCAAAAGTTGTATCAGTCATTGAACGCCAGGTGATCGCCAAGATCCACAGACTGATTTTTCAGGAAAGCAATTCCTTTTATTCCGACCATGTTCAAAATGCCCACACCACATTGGGCGCATTCACCGAAGGTGGTACAAGTGCAAACATGACCGCTCTCTGGGTTGCAAGAAACGCGGCTTTTCCTCCCAAGGACGGATTCAGGGGAGTAGAGGCTGACGGCCTTGCATCTGCTTACAGGGCTCATGATGTGGACAGATGTGTTGTGCTTGTTTCAAGGAGGGGCCATTTTTCATTAAGAAAATCAGGCGGTGTCCTTGGCATCGGGAACTCGAACATTGTCGCCATTGATGTTGACAAGGACAACAGGATTAACCTTGAGGCCCTTGAAAAAAGCATCCAGGATTTCAGGGCTCAGAAAAATGTCAAAATTCTGGCCGTTGTTGGTATTGCAGGCGCGACAGAGACAGGAACGATAGATCCCCTTGCTGATATCGGTGATATCTGCCACAAATATGGCATTCACTATCATGTAGACGCAGCCTGGGGCGGCCCAACCCTCATGAGCCAGAAATACAAGCATTTTCTGAATGGTATAGAAAAAGCTGATTCAGTCACAATCGACGGTCACAAGCAACTTTACATGCCCATGACATGCGGGATGATCTTTTTCAGGGATCCTTATATTATGGACAAGATCGCTTACCATGCAAATTATGTGAACCGTCAGGGCTCTGTTGATCTTGGCATAAAAACACTCGCAGGTTCCAGAGAGGCCCATGCCCTCATTCTTGACAGCGCGCTCAAGATAATGGGAAGCGATGGGTACGGACTTCTAATTGATCACGGGATTGATATTGCAAGATCATTTGCGGATGAAATAAAACGCAGAAAAATATTCGAACTTACTTCTGACCCTGTCCTTAACATACTTACATACAGAGTAAATCCCCCTGAAATAAAACTGAGACTCCTGTCTGCAACAGGCGAGGAAAGAAAAGGCCTGATCGAAAAATTAAACGACATCAATATCAATGTCCAGCGCACACAGAGGGAGTCAGGTAAGAGCTTTGTCTCAAGAACAGTGCTTGAACATCCGGCTTCAAAAGAATCACTCGTTGTGCTCAGATCTGTTTTAATGAATCCAATGACTGACATGAAAATCCTGACAG